The Pyruvatibacter sp. genome has a segment encoding these proteins:
- a CDS encoding peptidylprolyl isomerase, protein MSSKKLTSFMDRLAVSWLPAAVGGLAGLALFAAPLMLTMPAPASAQMVQRIAAIVNDSVISGYDLDQRLGLIVATAGVPPTPENLERIRPQILRTLVDERLQIQEATENNITVDEDQVNQAIERLGGRNNMTLEQIEAFLESVNVNATTLRTQVYAELAWNELVQNRFGPRVTVTDTEVDTVLERIINQSEQASYLVSEVLIPVESPDEEAEARASAAQLAEQIRLGGDIRAIAGQFSQAPTAANGGDAGWIIDGQFSDELNSVLRRMQVGQVSDPIRTVSGFHILQLRDRRLAGDQQDPMDSTITLEAVNIPFADDLPRERLARNSNAVRQALERPIACGQLEALGRSIDPEARFNRIENRPMRAFPEPARPALLALQPNQWGAPQRTPEGIELIVLCSRTMTERELPSRDDIENQLFNQELAMMSRRYLRDLRRNAVVEMR, encoded by the coding sequence ATGAGCTCAAAAAAACTCACATCATTCATGGATCGCCTGGCAGTTTCGTGGCTGCCTGCCGCTGTCGGCGGGCTTGCCGGACTTGCACTGTTTGCCGCACCGCTGATGCTGACCATGCCTGCGCCTGCTTCCGCACAAATGGTGCAGCGGATTGCCGCTATCGTGAATGACAGCGTTATCTCGGGCTATGACCTTGACCAGCGACTGGGGCTGATTGTTGCAACAGCAGGTGTCCCACCAACACCTGAAAACCTGGAACGCATCAGACCTCAGATACTGCGTACCCTGGTTGACGAACGGCTGCAGATTCAGGAAGCGACCGAAAACAACATCACGGTTGACGAGGACCAGGTCAATCAGGCGATTGAGCGGCTTGGTGGCCGCAACAACATGACGCTTGAGCAAATCGAAGCGTTTCTTGAGAGCGTTAACGTCAACGCGACCACCTTGCGCACGCAGGTTTATGCAGAGCTTGCATGGAACGAGCTGGTGCAAAACCGGTTTGGCCCCCGCGTTACCGTAACAGACACCGAAGTTGACACTGTGCTGGAGCGCATCATCAATCAGTCGGAGCAGGCATCCTATCTGGTGTCAGAGGTTCTGATTCCTGTCGAAAGCCCCGACGAGGAAGCCGAGGCACGGGCATCCGCTGCGCAACTCGCCGAGCAGATTCGTTTGGGGGGCGACATTCGCGCGATTGCCGGCCAGTTCAGTCAGGCACCGACGGCTGCCAATGGCGGTGATGCCGGTTGGATTATTGACGGGCAGTTTTCAGACGAGCTCAACTCGGTATTGCGACGGATGCAGGTGGGTCAGGTATCAGACCCGATCCGCACCGTCAGCGGTTTTCATATTTTGCAGCTGCGTGATCGGCGGCTGGCGGGCGACCAGCAGGACCCTATGGATTCAACCATCACGCTGGAAGCCGTCAATATTCCGTTTGCGGATGATCTCCCGCGCGAGCGACTTGCCCGTAACAGCAATGCCGTCCGCCAGGCCCTGGAACGCCCGATTGCATGTGGCCAGCTTGAGGCCCTTGGCAGGTCGATCGACCCTGAGGCCCGGTTCAACAGGATTGAGAACAGGCCGATGCGCGCGTTCCCTGAACCGGCGCGCCCAGCGCTGCTGGCATTACAGCCAAACCAGTGGGGCGCCCCTCAGCGCACGCCGGAAGGCATTGAGCTGATTGTGTTGTGCAGTCGCACCATGACAGAGCGCGAATTGCCCAGCCGTGATGACATTGAAAATCAGCTTTTCAATCAGGAACTGGCCATGATGTCGCGCCGCTATCTGCGTGATCTGCGGCGCAACGCCGTCGTTGAAATGCGGTGA
- a CDS encoding acyl carrier protein — MSDIAESVKKIVVEHLGVEADKVTENASFIDDLGADSLDTVELVMAFEEEFEVEIPDDAAETILTVGDAINFIKANASS, encoded by the coding sequence ATGAGTGACATCGCAGAGAGCGTGAAAAAGATCGTCGTTGAACACCTCGGCGTCGAAGCCGACAAGGTCACCGAAAATGCCAGCTTCATCGACGATCTGGGCGCCGACAGCCTGGACACGGTGGAACTCGTGATGGCATTTGAGGAAGAGTTTGAAGTTGAAATCCCCGACGACGCCGCCGAAACCATTCTGACGGTTGGCGATGCGATCAACTTCATCAAGGCAAACGCCAGCAGCTAG
- a CDS encoding iron-containing alcohol dehydrogenase has translation MATLNYLTTTHIDFGARSMLADTLKQLGIKRPMIVTDKGIVAAGILDKAREAMGNEFAPEVFDGTPENPTEEATLEALKQYQDAGCDGVVSLGGGSSMDLAKGLALLATHKGPLTQYAAIEGGGALIGDMAPHIAMPTTAGTGSEVSVGSVIITQDGRKLIFASQKMLPNVAICDPELTLGLPARLTAATGMDAVTHCIEAVLSPIENPPAEAVGLDGLRRAVKLGYLERAVADGQDRDARYNMMMAASEGAMAFIKGLGAVHSMSHACGRVKELRLHHGTLNAVILPTILRYNEGHVGDKYERIRDAMGLAPNADLAEAIEAINAKLGMPKNLGEMGVSMNTPGIVENALTDVSTFTNPRPLEASDYEKLFEQAIG, from the coding sequence ATGGCAACGCTCAATTATCTCACGACAACCCATATTGACTTTGGTGCCCGCTCGATGCTGGCGGATACGCTCAAGCAGCTTGGCATCAAGCGTCCAATGATTGTGACCGACAAAGGCATTGTTGCCGCCGGCATTCTGGACAAAGCCCGCGAAGCAATGGGCAACGAGTTTGCGCCGGAGGTTTTTGACGGCACACCGGAAAACCCGACGGAAGAAGCAACTCTTGAGGCGCTAAAGCAATATCAGGATGCTGGTTGCGACGGTGTCGTGAGCCTGGGGGGCGGCTCATCCATGGACCTTGCCAAGGGGCTCGCGCTACTGGCCACGCATAAGGGTCCGCTTACGCAATATGCAGCCATCGAAGGCGGCGGCGCGCTGATCGGCGACATGGCGCCGCACATTGCCATGCCCACAACGGCTGGCACGGGCTCGGAAGTCTCTGTCGGTTCGGTCATCATCACGCAGGACGGACGCAAGCTGATTTTTGCCAGCCAGAAGATGCTGCCAAATGTTGCTATCTGCGACCCGGAACTCACGCTTGGTCTGCCTGCCCGCCTGACGGCAGCGACCGGCATGGATGCCGTCACACACTGCATCGAGGCTGTGCTGTCGCCAATCGAAAACCCGCCTGCGGAAGCCGTGGGTCTGGATGGTCTGCGGCGCGCAGTCAAGCTTGGCTACCTCGAACGTGCCGTTGCGGATGGTCAGGACCGGGATGCGCGTTACAACATGATGATGGCCGCCAGCGAAGGAGCGATGGCCTTTATCAAGGGGTTGGGCGCTGTTCACTCCATGAGCCATGCATGCGGTCGGGTGAAAGAATTGCGCCTGCACCACGGCACGCTGAACGCTGTCATTCTGCCGACTATCCTTCGCTACAACGAGGGCCATGTGGGCGACAAATATGAGCGCATTCGCGACGCCATGGGGCTTGCACCAAATGCTGATCTGGCGGAAGCGATTGAAGCCATCAACGCCAAGCTGGGTATGCCAAAAAACCTTGGCGAGATGGGCGTCAGCATGAACACGCCGGGCATTGTTGAAAATGCGCTGACGGATGTGAGCACCTTCACCAATCCGCGCCCGCTTGAAGCCAGCGATTATGAAAAACTGTTTGAGCAGGCCATCGGCTAA
- the gmk gene encoding guanylate kinase: protein MFVMSSPSGAGKTTLSRGLLETDDEIFMSVSATTRLPRPGEVDGKDYFFVSVEEFGLMVNRSEFLEHAKVFGNYYGTPRAPVETALSSGRDVLFDIDWQGTQQLKQNAGADVVSIFILPPSTQELERRLHARAQDSAEVVAGRMAKAADEMSHWAEYDYIIVNQDVTQSAAQVRAILDAERLKRPRQTGLDGFVKGLREGL, encoded by the coding sequence ATGTTTGTCATGTCGTCGCCGTCAGGGGCGGGTAAAACAACGCTCTCACGTGGCCTGCTTGAAACCGACGACGAAATTTTCATGTCCGTTTCCGCAACAACACGCCTGCCACGGCCCGGCGAGGTTGACGGCAAGGACTACTTTTTCGTCAGCGTCGAAGAGTTCGGCCTGATGGTGAACAGGTCAGAGTTTCTGGAACATGCAAAGGTGTTCGGGAACTACTACGGCACGCCACGCGCGCCGGTTGAAACAGCGTTGAGTTCGGGCCGTGATGTGCTGTTTGATATTGATTGGCAGGGCACCCAGCAGCTCAAGCAGAATGCCGGAGCAGACGTTGTGAGCATCTTCATTTTGCCACCGTCAACGCAGGAGCTTGAGCGCCGCCTCCATGCCCGCGCGCAGGACAGTGCCGAAGTTGTGGCAGGTCGCATGGCCAAGGCCGCTGACGAAATGAGCCATTGGGCTGAGTATGATTACATCATCGTCAACCAGGATGTGACCCAAAGCGCCGCACAGGTGCGGGCGATCCTTGACGCGGAACGCCTGAAACGCCCGCGCCAGACCGGCCTTGACGGCTTTGTAAAAGGCCTGCGTGAAGGCCTTTAG
- the mltG gene encoding endolytic transglycosylase MltG, translating to MNEMPDSENGPTGTEPRVKGRKRRAAARGIAFFVVAFVVALAIVGTPMWLAWRGFTGPSEIPDRTTVLIEEGSGLNRIASQLESEGLVANALMFRAGVELHRKSSALKAGEYEIPRHASMRQIMRILVDGKPILHPITLWEGMTSWEIVEHLKLQPVLTGIVPFVPAEGTLLPETYLVTRGTSRQEVIDRMQRAQAKVIEELWPNRAEGLPFSTVEEALILASIVEKETGQGDERPKAASVFINRLNLGMRLQSDPTIIYGITMGQGALGRRIRRSELDGVTPYNTYQIDGLPPTPIANPGEASIAAVLNPADTEYLFFVADGTGGHAFARTNREHANNVRAWRQIQRERGLR from the coding sequence ATGAACGAAATGCCTGACAGCGAAAACGGCCCCACTGGCACTGAGCCTCGCGTAAAAGGTCGCAAGCGCCGCGCTGCGGCACGGGGCATCGCATTTTTCGTGGTCGCGTTTGTTGTGGCGCTGGCGATTGTTGGCACGCCCATGTGGCTGGCCTGGCGTGGCTTTACCGGACCCAGCGAAATCCCTGACCGGACAACGGTACTCATTGAAGAAGGCTCAGGCCTTAACCGCATTGCCAGCCAGCTCGAGAGTGAAGGGCTTGTGGCCAATGCGCTGATGTTCCGCGCGGGCGTTGAGCTGCACCGCAAATCGTCAGCGCTCAAGGCCGGTGAATACGAAATCCCGCGTCACGCCAGTATGCGCCAGATCATGCGTATTCTCGTGGATGGAAAACCCATTCTGCATCCCATCACGCTGTGGGAGGGCATGACCTCCTGGGAGATCGTCGAGCATCTCAAGCTCCAACCCGTCCTTACCGGCATAGTGCCGTTTGTGCCTGCTGAGGGAACACTTCTTCCCGAAACATATCTGGTCACGCGCGGCACGTCCCGGCAGGAGGTGATTGACCGTATGCAGCGCGCGCAGGCAAAGGTCATTGAGGAATTGTGGCCCAACCGCGCCGAAGGGTTGCCATTTTCCACGGTCGAGGAAGCGCTGATTCTGGCGTCGATCGTTGAGAAGGAAACCGGGCAGGGCGATGAGCGTCCCAAGGCTGCCAGCGTGTTCATCAACCGGCTCAATCTGGGTATGCGTCTTCAGTCCGATCCTACCATCATCTATGGCATAACCATGGGACAGGGGGCGCTGGGCCGCCGCATCCGCCGCTCTGAGCTTGATGGCGTAACGCCGTACAACACCTATCAGATTGACGGTCTGCCACCCACGCCCATCGCCAACCCAGGCGAGGCATCCATTGCGGCTGTGCTGAACCCGGCGGACACTGAGTATCTGTTCTTTGTGGCTGACGGTACTGGCGGTCACGCATTTGCCCGCACCAACCGCGAGCACGCAAACAATGTGCGGGCATGGCGACAGATACAGCGCGAGCGCGGACTGCGCTAA
- the rsmA gene encoding 16S rRNA (adenine(1518)-N(6)/adenine(1519)-N(6))-dimethyltransferase RsmA codes for MSDDGLPPLRDVIASHGLDARKSLGQHFLLDLNLTRRIARAAGDLSSCDVVEIGPGPGGLTRALLMEGARRVVAVERDARCVAALGEIAAAYPGRLELIEADAMQVDEGSHVQPGARIVANLPYNISTALLLKWLSLDTWPSWFASMTLMFQREVAERIVAAPGTKSYGRLSVISQWRAKAAIVFDVDPRAFTPPPKVMSSIVHLMPREAAPDDPSLASVEKVTAAAFGQRRKMLRASLKQVFRDPEAHCAAVGIDPTTRAERLTVADFLSLARRLEMAPR; via the coding sequence ATGAGCGATGACGGGCTTCCGCCTCTGCGCGATGTCATTGCGAGCCATGGGCTTGATGCGCGCAAATCACTGGGCCAGCATTTTTTGCTGGATCTCAATCTGACCCGCCGCATTGCGCGGGCGGCGGGCGACTTGTCATCGTGCGACGTTGTTGAAATCGGCCCCGGCCCCGGCGGTCTTACGCGCGCCTTGCTGATGGAAGGTGCCCGGCGCGTGGTTGCTGTCGAGCGCGACGCACGTTGCGTGGCGGCACTTGGCGAAATTGCCGCGGCTTATCCCGGACGACTGGAGCTTATTGAGGCTGATGCGATGCAGGTGGATGAGGGTTCACATGTACAGCCCGGCGCGCGGATTGTTGCCAACCTGCCCTACAACATTTCAACCGCGCTGCTGCTCAAATGGCTGAGCCTTGACACGTGGCCGTCATGGTTTGCCAGCATGACGCTGATGTTCCAGCGCGAAGTCGCCGAGCGGATTGTTGCGGCACCGGGAACCAAATCATATGGCCGTCTGTCGGTCATTTCCCAGTGGCGCGCCAAAGCGGCAATTGTGTTTGACGTGGACCCGCGTGCCTTCACGCCACCGCCTAAAGTGATGTCGAGCATCGTACACCTCATGCCGCGTGAGGCAGCGCCGGATGACCCATCGCTGGCCAGCGTCGAGAAGGTGACCGCGGCGGCTTTCGGCCAACGTCGCAAGATGCTGCGGGCGTCACTCAAGCAGGTGTTCCGCGACCCTGAAGCGCACTGTGCGGCAGTTGGCATTGACCCAACGACACGCGCTGAGCGCCTGACCGTTGCCGACTTCCTCAGTCTTGCCCGGCGGCTTGAAATGGCACCCCGATAG
- the pdxA gene encoding 4-hydroxythreonine-4-phosphate dehydrogenase PdxA, with the protein MTQAPANQGLPSDLTAPLAVTMGEPSGIGGEILIKAWLSRLTHDLPAFVAIDDPARLAAEAASLGVDVPIVRVSSARQAFDAFAHSLPVAALDEPLSPPPIAGTPSVAHAEAVMGSIEIATQWVFEGQACAVVTNPIQKQTLYEAGFRYPGHTEYLAALTGAEGAPVMMLVSPQLKVVPVTIHMPLADVAQSLNTQTIIHAGRVTAAALRTDFGIKSPRLAVAALNPHAGEGGTLGTQEREIIAPAIEALRQQGIRANGPHPADTLFHARAREQADAVLCMYHDQALIPLKTLDFDQGVNITLGLPIVRSSPDHGTALDIAGRGEARADSLIAAMKLAASCAENRRKAIS; encoded by the coding sequence GTGACGCAGGCTCCTGCCAATCAAGGGCTGCCATCTGATCTGACCGCTCCGCTTGCCGTGACGATGGGAGAGCCGTCCGGGATAGGCGGCGAAATACTCATCAAGGCATGGCTGTCCCGGCTTACACATGACCTGCCTGCGTTCGTTGCCATTGACGACCCGGCGCGTCTTGCGGCTGAAGCTGCATCACTAGGCGTTGACGTGCCGATTGTCCGCGTCAGCAGCGCCAGACAGGCATTTGATGCATTTGCCCACTCCCTTCCCGTTGCAGCGCTTGACGAGCCACTTTCGCCACCTCCCATAGCCGGCACACCATCTGTTGCCCATGCGGAAGCGGTCATGGGGTCGATCGAGATTGCCACACAATGGGTATTTGAAGGTCAGGCCTGCGCGGTTGTGACCAACCCCATTCAAAAACAAACCCTCTATGAGGCGGGCTTCAGATATCCGGGGCACACGGAATACCTTGCTGCCCTCACGGGTGCCGAGGGCGCACCGGTAATGATGCTTGTGTCGCCTCAGTTGAAGGTCGTGCCGGTCACTATCCATATGCCACTGGCTGATGTAGCGCAGAGCCTGAATACACAGACGATTATTCATGCAGGCCGCGTCACGGCGGCAGCGCTCAGAACCGATTTTGGCATAAAGTCGCCGCGCCTTGCTGTCGCAGCACTTAATCCCCATGCCGGTGAAGGGGGCACACTTGGCACACAGGAACGCGAGATTATCGCGCCTGCGATTGAGGCGCTTCGCCAGCAGGGCATTCGCGCCAACGGGCCACACCCTGCCGATACGTTGTTTCATGCTCGTGCCCGCGAGCAGGCTGACGCTGTTTTGTGCATGTATCACGATCAGGCGCTGATCCCGCTCAAGACGCTGGATTTTGACCAAGGCGTGAATATCACACTTGGCCTGCCGATAGTGCGCAGTTCCCCTGATCACGGCACGGCGCTGGACATTGCCGGGCGCGGAGAAGCCCGCGCCGACAGCCTGATCGCCGCGATGAAACTTGCAGCTTCATGTGCTGAGAATCGCCGCAAGGCGATCTCATGA
- a CDS encoding alcohol dehydrogenase: MKSQSIVTYGEALEETTSDTPQPQGREVLIKVSHCGVCHSDVHLHDGYFDMGGGNKLDVKGGRKLPFTLGHEIEGVVEAVGPDVEGIKLGDDYVVYPWIGCGECPTCERGDEHYCNKPRQLGINVAGGFATHVLVPDQKYLLDRTGVTEGLAATYMCSGLTAYSAIKRIGDPGPDDKVVIVGCGGVGMMGIQFARALLSSAPLAADVDAGKLQAAQGAGAAAVYNPKDEGAVQQVIADTNGGAYAAIDFVGSESSLAFASSVVRKGGQVVVVGLFGGGFAMPIPMFPMRALTIAGSFVGSPQEAADMMELVRAGKVDPIPVEERGMDKATQSLEDLRQGSVLGRVVLVP; the protein is encoded by the coding sequence ATGAAGAGCCAGTCAATCGTCACCTATGGCGAAGCACTTGAAGAAACCACCTCGGACACACCGCAGCCGCAGGGCCGCGAAGTGCTCATCAAAGTGTCTCATTGTGGTGTCTGCCACTCAGATGTGCACCTGCATGACGGCTACTTCGATATGGGCGGTGGTAACAAGCTTGACGTGAAGGGTGGTCGCAAACTGCCGTTTACCCTCGGCCATGAGATTGAAGGCGTGGTGGAAGCTGTTGGCCCTGACGTGGAGGGCATCAAGCTAGGCGACGACTACGTGGTGTATCCGTGGATCGGCTGCGGTGAGTGCCCCACCTGTGAACGTGGCGACGAACACTATTGCAACAAGCCGCGCCAGCTTGGCATCAATGTGGCCGGCGGTTTTGCAACTCATGTGCTGGTTCCGGACCAGAAGTATCTGCTGGATCGCACCGGTGTGACGGAAGGTTTGGCGGCCACCTATATGTGTTCCGGCCTCACGGCCTATTCCGCCATCAAGCGGATAGGTGATCCCGGCCCCGACGACAAGGTGGTGATTGTCGGGTGCGGCGGCGTTGGCATGATGGGCATTCAATTTGCCCGCGCGCTGTTGTCCTCAGCTCCGCTTGCGGCGGACGTGGATGCGGGCAAGCTGCAGGCGGCACAGGGTGCCGGCGCGGCGGCTGTGTACAACCCCAAGGATGAAGGTGCTGTCCAGCAGGTTATTGCTGATACCAATGGCGGTGCCTATGCCGCGATTGATTTTGTCGGCTCTGAATCGTCCCTGGCGTTTGCCTCATCGGTTGTGCGCAAAGGCGGGCAGGTTGTGGTCGTTGGTCTGTTTGGCGGTGGTTTTGCCATGCCTATCCCGATGTTCCCCATGCGCGCTCTTACGATTGCAGGCTCCTTTGTGGGCTCGCCGCAGGAGGCGGCTGACATGATGGAGCTGGTGCGTGCGGGCAAGGTTGACCCGATCCCCGTTGAAGAACGCGGCATGGATAAAGCCACACAGTCGCTCGAGGATCTGCGTCAGGGGTCCGTTTTGGGTCGCGTGGTGCTGGTGCCCTAA
- a CDS encoding YicC/YloC family endoribonuclease — protein MTLKSMTGFGRAEGARTNSLGDQWQWHWEIKTVNARGLDIRLRMPPGLDAVERDVRKALQTALRRGACQVALTLERSSDTAQVRVNEELAARLTTDLQALAHKLGTPSPTLDAVLSIRGVVEVAEEPVDETEAAAREAAITKSFGDAVESLLTSRTDEGNKLHAVLEAVLLETETLVNRAADLAATTPQELQARLEEQVHALLADRAEMPADRIIQEVALLAGKADIREELDRLRAHITQARDLLASGEAVGRKLDFLAQEFNREANTLCSKSSNSELTRIGLDMKAAIEQLREQVQNVE, from the coding sequence ATGACACTCAAAAGCATGACGGGATTCGGCCGTGCCGAAGGCGCCCGCACCAACAGCTTAGGCGACCAGTGGCAGTGGCATTGGGAAATCAAAACCGTCAACGCACGCGGCCTCGACATCCGCCTGCGGATGCCACCTGGCCTGGATGCTGTCGAGCGCGATGTACGCAAGGCGCTGCAGACCGCCCTCAGGCGCGGCGCTTGCCAGGTCGCGCTGACCCTTGAACGGTCGAGCGATACAGCGCAGGTGCGCGTCAACGAGGAGCTTGCCGCGCGCCTGACAACAGACCTACAGGCGCTGGCCCATAAACTTGGCACGCCCTCGCCAACGCTTGATGCAGTGCTATCTATCCGAGGCGTTGTGGAAGTTGCCGAAGAGCCGGTTGATGAAACCGAAGCAGCGGCACGCGAGGCGGCCATTACAAAGTCCTTTGGCGACGCTGTTGAGAGTCTGCTCACATCGCGCACCGACGAAGGCAACAAGCTACACGCCGTGCTCGAAGCAGTGTTGCTGGAAACCGAAACGCTGGTAAACCGCGCTGCTGATCTGGCTGCCACAACACCCCAAGAGCTTCAGGCGCGCCTTGAGGAACAGGTGCACGCGCTGTTGGCAGACAGGGCCGAGATGCCCGCAGACCGCATCATTCAGGAAGTGGCGCTGCTGGCTGGCAAGGCCGACATCCGAGAGGAACTTGACCGCCTGCGTGCCCACATCACGCAGGCCCGTGACCTCTTGGCCAGCGGCGAAGCGGTTGGCCGCAAACTTGATTTTCTGGCGCAGGAGTTCAACCGTGAAGCGAACACCCTGTGTTCCAAATCATCCAACAGCGAGTTGACGCGGATCGGCCTTGATATGAAGGCGGCCATCGAACAGTTGCGCGAACAGGTGCAAAACGTTGAGTGA
- the fabF gene encoding beta-ketoacyl-ACP synthase II, giving the protein MRRAVVTGLGLVTPLGTGVDATWSRLLDGQSGAGPITRFDASGYPCQIACEVKRGDGTDGTFNADDWVDPKEQKRMDPFIIYSQAAAKQALDDANWHPESYEDQIRSGVIIGSGIGGLPGIEEGALTLHNKGLRRLSPFFIPGRLINLTSGYASIRWGLKGPNHSVVTACSTGAHAIGDAARMIMLGDADVMLAGGAESAISPLGIGGFCACRALSTGFNDTPEKGSRPYDKDRDGFVMGEGAGVVVVEDYEHAKARGAKIYAEIVGYGMSGDAYHITAPAEDGDGAYRSMRMAIERAGISPDEIDYVNAHGTSTPLGDEIELRAVERLFGNEQPDVSMSSTKSAVGHLLGAAGAVEAIFSMLAIRDNVVPPTINLDNPSVETALDLVANTKKEKEVNIALSNSFGFGGTNASLVFKAVEA; this is encoded by the coding sequence CTGAGACGGGCCGTTGTAACCGGGCTGGGACTGGTAACGCCCCTTGGAACCGGCGTTGACGCTACATGGTCGCGGCTTCTTGATGGCCAGTCGGGCGCCGGGCCAATCACACGCTTTGATGCCTCCGGCTATCCCTGCCAGATCGCCTGCGAAGTAAAGCGCGGCGATGGCACAGATGGCACGTTCAATGCCGACGACTGGGTGGACCCCAAAGAACAAAAGCGCATGGATCCGTTCATCATCTATTCGCAGGCGGCCGCCAAGCAGGCGCTGGATGATGCCAACTGGCACCCTGAAAGCTACGAAGATCAGATTCGTTCCGGCGTGATTATAGGCTCAGGCATTGGCGGACTTCCCGGCATTGAAGAAGGCGCGCTGACGCTGCACAACAAAGGCCTGCGCCGCCTGTCGCCTTTTTTCATCCCCGGCCGCCTCATCAACCTGACATCGGGCTATGCCTCCATCCGCTGGGGCCTTAAAGGACCAAACCACTCGGTCGTCACAGCCTGTTCCACCGGAGCGCACGCCATCGGTGATGCGGCGCGGATGATCATGCTGGGCGATGCGGACGTCATGCTGGCGGGCGGTGCGGAAAGCGCCATCTCACCGCTTGGCATCGGCGGGTTTTGTGCCTGCCGCGCACTTTCCACCGGCTTCAACGACACACCGGAAAAGGGCTCGCGCCCCTACGACAAAGACCGCGACGGCTTTGTCATGGGAGAGGGCGCGGGCGTTGTTGTGGTTGAAGACTACGAACATGCCAAGGCTCGCGGTGCCAAAATCTATGCCGAAATTGTCGGCTACGGTATGTCCGGCGACGCGTACCATATTACCGCGCCCGCGGAAGACGGCGACGGTGCGTACCGCTCCATGCGCATGGCCATTGAGCGCGCAGGCATTTCGCCAGACGAGATCGACTATGTGAATGCTCACGGCACCTCCACGCCGTTGGGCGATGAAATTGAACTGCGCGCGGTTGAGCGCCTGTTCGGCAACGAGCAGCCGGATGTTTCCATGTCGTCCACAAAATCGGCCGTCGGCCATTTGCTTGGTGCTGCCGGTGCCGTCGAGGCGATTTTCTCGATGCTGGCCATCCGCGACAACGTCGTGCCGCCAACAATCAACCTTGATAATCCATCCGTTGAAACCGCCCTTGATCTGGTGGCCAACACCAAAAAAGAGAAGGAAGTGAACATCGCGCTGTCCAATTCCTTCGGCTTTGGCGGCACAAATGCTTCACTCGTCTTTAAGGCTGTTGAGGCATAA